The following are from one region of the Hymenobacter sp. YIM 151858-1 genome:
- a CDS encoding TPM domain-containing protein yields the protein MYRLLLICLLVVAGWSRPLLAAAADELPPRPNPFKFVTDQAQLLSPADANTLERGLHRYADNTGTQIVVVTVPTLGGRPVADYARDLGEAWGIGQRTQNNGVVVLLAGQERQVSIQAGSGLRQQITPELTQRIIGQQMTPEFKQGRYFAGLRAGLNQLMLAANPESAPRREQPDAAAAPGSTAPLSSNPGLGADAGAGSGSLQTPAPSYGDEPFSPGSQPAAAPASPGLGIGSMLLGALVLGGGVWLLLRLFRRKQAPPAAQGPVPDFYPNRPAGPSGGYGTGGGYGATGGYNQAGNYGRAPMQQPAPDFYPNRGSGGLSSGMGGALLTGAAAAAGAYLGNRIASAHDHPDHPAANDLGTGGTPPLPTAPAAGAAGGFAALDGAGGPNDLGPDAPAPDYFSNEALQDNSADYFANDDASTYDDLSSDDTGGGGFDDTNDNSGSW from the coding sequence ATGTACCGCCTTCTGCTTATTTGTTTGCTTGTGGTAGCTGGCTGGAGCCGGCCCCTACTCGCTGCCGCGGCCGATGAGCTGCCGCCTCGGCCCAACCCGTTTAAATTCGTAACCGACCAGGCGCAGCTGCTCAGCCCAGCCGATGCCAACACCCTGGAGCGCGGCCTGCACCGCTACGCCGACAACACGGGCACCCAAATAGTGGTGGTAACCGTGCCCACTTTGGGCGGCCGCCCCGTAGCCGACTACGCCCGCGACCTAGGCGAGGCCTGGGGCATCGGCCAACGCACCCAAAACAACGGCGTGGTGGTGCTGCTGGCCGGCCAGGAGCGACAAGTGAGCATACAAGCCGGCAGCGGCCTGCGCCAGCAGATTACCCCCGAGCTGACGCAGCGCATCATCGGCCAGCAAATGACGCCCGAGTTTAAGCAGGGCCGCTACTTTGCCGGGCTGCGCGCCGGGCTCAACCAGCTGATGCTAGCGGCCAACCCCGAGTCGGCGCCGCGGCGCGAGCAGCCCGATGCCGCGGCCGCACCGGGCAGCACCGCCCCGCTCAGCAGCAACCCGGGCCTGGGTGCCGATGCCGGCGCGGGCAGCGGCAGCCTGCAAACGCCCGCGCCCAGCTACGGCGACGAACCGTTTTCGCCGGGTAGCCAACCCGCTGCCGCGCCGGCCAGCCCAGGCCTGGGCATTGGCAGCATGCTGCTCGGGGCCTTGGTGCTGGGTGGGGGCGTGTGGCTGCTGCTGCGCCTGTTTCGGCGCAAGCAAGCGCCGCCTGCTGCCCAAGGCCCAGTGCCCGATTTTTACCCCAACCGCCCGGCCGGCCCCAGCGGTGGCTACGGCACCGGCGGAGGCTATGGCGCAACCGGTGGCTACAACCAGGCCGGCAACTACGGCCGCGCCCCCATGCAGCAACCCGCCCCCGATTTTTACCCCAACCGCGGCAGCGGAGGCCTGAGTAGCGGCATGGGCGGCGCCCTGCTCACGGGCGCGGCGGCCGCCGCCGGCGCTTACCTGGGCAACCGCATAGCCTCGGCCCACGACCACCCCGACCATCCGGCCGCCAACGACCTGGGCACCGGCGGCACCCCGCCCCTGCCCACCGCGCCCGCGGCCGGCGCCGCAGGCGGCTTTGCGGCCCTGGATGGCGCTGGTGGCCCCAACGACCTAGGCCCCGATGCGCCAGCCCCCGACTACTTCAGCAACGAAGCCCTGCAGGACAACTCGGCCGACTACTTCGCCAACGACGATGCCTCGACCTACGACGACCTTTCGTCGGACGATACCGGCGGGGGCGGCTTCGACGATACCAACGACAACAGCGGCTCGTGGTAA
- the aspA gene encoding aspartate ammonia-lyase — MPTSRIEHDFLGERTLPNNVYYGIQTLRALENFDITGIPLRAEPLFVQALGYVKKAAALANRDLGVLDATTARYIAEACDQVIAGQHDDQFLTDMIQGGAGTSVNMNANEVIANVALELMGRKKGQYEFCHPNNHVNCSQSTNDAYPTAFRIALNNKLVGYRDALAQLADAFAAKGEEFRNVLKMGRTQLQDAVPMSMGDEFKAFATNLREELLRIEDSRHLISEINMGATAIGTRVNAPNGYAELVTQHLRDLTGLDLVLAGDLIEATYDTGAYVQLSGVLKRTAVKLSKICNDLRLLSSGPRAGLFEINLPPLQPGSSIMPGKVNPVVPEVVNQTAFYVIGADLTVTMAAEAGQLQLNVMEPVISFALFTSISYMSRACRTLRDKCVVGITANAKHAEDMVRNSVGIVTQLNPVLGYETSAEIAKEALRTGKSVYQIAVTERRLLTQAKWDEIFTFENLIRPHFIQ, encoded by the coding sequence ATGCCAACATCCCGGATCGAACACGATTTTCTTGGGGAACGCACCCTTCCCAACAACGTTTACTACGGTATCCAAACCCTGCGCGCCCTCGAGAACTTCGATATCACGGGTATTCCGCTGCGGGCCGAGCCGCTGTTTGTTCAGGCGCTGGGCTACGTGAAAAAGGCCGCCGCCCTGGCCAACCGCGACCTAGGGGTGCTCGACGCCACCACGGCCCGCTACATTGCCGAAGCCTGCGACCAGGTAATTGCCGGCCAGCACGACGACCAGTTTCTGACGGACATGATTCAGGGCGGGGCAGGTACCTCCGTGAACATGAACGCCAACGAGGTAATTGCCAACGTGGCCCTGGAGCTGATGGGCCGTAAGAAGGGCCAGTACGAGTTCTGCCACCCCAACAACCACGTCAACTGCTCGCAGTCGACGAACGATGCCTACCCCACGGCCTTCCGCATTGCCCTGAACAACAAGCTGGTGGGCTACCGCGATGCGCTGGCCCAGCTGGCCGATGCCTTCGCCGCCAAGGGCGAGGAGTTCCGGAACGTGCTGAAGATGGGCCGCACCCAGTTGCAGGATGCCGTGCCCATGAGCATGGGCGACGAGTTTAAGGCCTTTGCCACCAACCTGCGCGAGGAGCTGCTGCGCATCGAGGACTCGCGCCACCTCATCAGCGAGATAAACATGGGCGCCACGGCCATCGGCACCCGCGTAAACGCGCCCAACGGCTACGCCGAGCTGGTAACCCAGCACCTGCGCGACCTTACCGGCCTCGACCTGGTGCTGGCCGGCGACCTGATTGAGGCCACCTACGACACGGGTGCCTATGTGCAGCTTTCGGGTGTGCTGAAGCGCACGGCCGTGAAACTCTCCAAAATCTGCAACGATTTGCGCCTGCTGTCCTCGGGCCCGCGCGCCGGTTTGTTCGAGATTAACCTGCCGCCGCTGCAGCCGGGCTCCAGCATTATGCCGGGCAAGGTAAACCCCGTGGTGCCGGAGGTGGTAAACCAAACCGCGTTCTACGTAATCGGCGCCGACCTTACCGTGACGATGGCCGCCGAGGCCGGGCAGCTGCAGCTGAACGTGATGGAGCCGGTCATCTCGTTTGCCTTGTTCACGAGCATCTCCTACATGAGCCGCGCCTGCCGCACCCTGCGCGATAAGTGCGTGGTGGGCATCACGGCCAACGCCAAGCACGCCGAGGACATGGTGCGCAACAGCGTGGGCATTGTAACGCAGCTAAACCCCGTGCTGGGCTACGAAACCTCGGCCGAAATAGCCAAGGAGGCGCTGCGCACCGGCAAATCGGTGTACCAGATTGCCGTAACCGAGCGCCGCTTGCTGACGCAGGCCAAGTGGGACGAAATCTTTACGTTCGAGAACCTCATCCGCCCGCACTTTATTCAGTAG
- a CDS encoding DUF5694 domain-containing protein: protein MNRLLLPGLLALSSFFGCVTSPKSTSAAAASATPRTAIWVLGCDHLAQLYKPDKPHTDVLTPQRQAELTALNRQIERFRPDAIMVERLPEQQGRIDSLYNLYRQGKLELATLPDGRSEVYQLGFVLGKRLGIGRIYCVNAPGGTSQSILHEGTNIELYQQATAQLREKTKTIGQQMQSGSMTMGQYLAFLNSPALVQELHTLVYRTPARVTNGTLRPDAMVDAAFISPRHVGAEFISVFYNRDLKIYSNIATTQLATGSKRILTIFGARHTGSLQGIFGTDPAFQLVQASEYFKQK, encoded by the coding sequence ATGAATCGATTGTTACTACCGGGTTTGCTGGCCCTGAGCAGCTTTTTTGGTTGCGTCACCTCGCCAAAATCTACTAGCGCCGCAGCCGCCAGCGCCACCCCGCGCACGGCCATATGGGTGCTTGGCTGCGACCACCTGGCCCAGCTTTACAAGCCCGATAAGCCCCACACCGACGTGCTTACCCCGCAGCGGCAGGCCGAGCTCACCGCCCTCAACCGCCAGATCGAGCGTTTTCGGCCCGATGCCATTATGGTGGAGCGGCTCCCCGAGCAGCAAGGCCGCATCGATAGCCTCTACAACCTGTACCGGCAGGGCAAGCTCGAGCTGGCCACGCTGCCCGATGGCCGCTCGGAGGTATACCAGTTGGGGTTTGTGCTGGGCAAGCGCCTAGGTATCGGACGTATTTACTGTGTGAATGCCCCCGGCGGCACCTCGCAGAGCATTTTGCACGAGGGCACCAACATCGAGCTTTACCAACAAGCCACTGCCCAACTGCGCGAGAAAACCAAAACCATAGGCCAGCAAATGCAAAGCGGCTCGATGACGATGGGGCAGTACCTGGCTTTCCTGAACAGCCCGGCCCTGGTGCAGGAGTTGCACACGCTGGTGTACCGCACCCCGGCGCGGGTTACCAACGGCACCCTCCGGCCCGATGCCATGGTAGATGCCGCGTTCATCAGCCCGCGCCACGTGGGCGCCGAGTTTATTTCGGTGTTCTACAACCGCGACCTGAAGATTTATTCCAACATAGCCACCACCCAGCTAGCCACCGGCAGCAAGCGCATTCTTACCATTTTCGGGGCGCGCCACACGGGCTCGTTGCAAGGCATTTTCGGCACCGACCCGGCTTTTCAGCTGGTGCAGGCTTCAGAGTATTTTAAGCAGAAGTAG
- a CDS encoding GNAT family N-acetyltransferase: MNIRALTPAEMRPRLAALQELLIDAVASGASVGYLHPLPPELAAQYWAGVLASVAAAETVLLVAEAPDGSVCGTVQLVLATKPNAPHRAEVSKLLVHSAYRRQGIGRALLHALETHARRHQRSTLVLDTRRGDVSEQLYRQTGYTLAGEIPAYVRNEAGELQSTMVYYKLLTEAAPGTT; the protein is encoded by the coding sequence ATGAACATCCGAGCCCTTACCCCGGCCGAAATGCGCCCTAGGTTGGCGGCCTTGCAAGAGCTGCTGATTGATGCCGTAGCCAGTGGCGCCTCGGTTGGCTACCTGCACCCACTGCCACCCGAACTGGCCGCGCAGTACTGGGCCGGCGTGCTGGCCTCGGTAGCGGCCGCCGAAACCGTGCTGTTGGTAGCCGAAGCGCCCGATGGCAGCGTGTGCGGCACCGTGCAGCTGGTGCTGGCCACCAAGCCCAACGCGCCGCATCGGGCGGAGGTAAGCAAACTGCTGGTGCACTCGGCTTACCGCCGCCAAGGCATCGGCCGCGCCCTGCTGCACGCCCTCGAAACCCACGCCCGCCGGCACCAGCGCAGCACCCTGGTGCTCGATACCCGCCGCGGCGACGTATCGGAGCAGCTGTACCGGCAAACGGGCTACACCTTGGCCGGCGAAATACCCGCCTACGTGCGCAACGAGGCCGGCGAGCTGCAAAGCACCATGGTGTACTACAAGCTGCTTACCGAGGCGGCACCCGGCACCACCTAG
- a CDS encoding glycosyl-4,4'-diaponeurosporenoate acyltransferase CrtO family protein, which translates to MASERRKAARLAAWYNAVPNVLWSVLGFAPVVAFGYGYMERAWLYGLLAPSLLAYLLPTAWLRRLQLSQSAGVYRQLRVHRINRITQNGALVNARLRQRFPGFRQVQGRASAERHVRASYHLERFHLVLLLFFLGCTLYAAAHGRWGWALLMLLANIGYNLYPIWLQQYLRLRLAAAAGQHEPGAGPAESHKAVL; encoded by the coding sequence ATGGCTTCGGAACGACGAAAAGCAGCTCGGCTGGCGGCCTGGTACAACGCCGTGCCGAACGTGCTGTGGTCGGTGCTGGGCTTTGCGCCGGTGGTGGCCTTCGGCTACGGCTACATGGAGCGGGCGTGGCTGTACGGGCTGCTAGCGCCGAGCTTGTTGGCCTACCTGCTGCCTACTGCGTGGCTGCGGCGTTTGCAGCTAAGCCAGTCGGCGGGAGTGTACCGGCAGCTGCGCGTGCACCGGATTAACCGCATCACCCAAAACGGCGCACTGGTGAATGCGCGGCTGCGGCAACGGTTTCCGGGGTTTCGGCAGGTGCAGGGGCGGGCATCGGCCGAGCGGCACGTGCGGGCCTCGTACCACCTCGAGCGTTTTCATCTGGTGCTGCTGCTGTTCTTTTTGGGCTGCACCCTGTACGCCGCCGCCCACGGCCGGTGGGGCTGGGCCTTGCTGATGCTGCTGGCCAACATCGGCTACAACCTGTACCCCATATGGCTGCAGCAGTACCTGCGGTTGCGCCTTGCGGCAGCGGCCGGCCAGCACGAGCCAGGAGCCGGCCCCGCCGAAAGCCACAAAGCGGTACTTTAG
- a CDS encoding pentapeptide repeat-containing protein, whose protein sequence is MKSRRAASALRKPSVFPAENVFERWDAARLAAYPHELEQCRFVSCDFSGANLSNLLFIDCLFERCNLASATLANTGLQNVAFSECKLSGLQFGACRDMLFGVHFERCQMPYASFYGRRMPRTRFAHCALSDADFTNADLTEAVFAECSLAGAVFEHTQLAGADFTTATNFIIDPTLNYLRKARFSTAGLPGLVTQLGIVIEG, encoded by the coding sequence GTGAAATCCCGGCGTGCTGCCTCCGCCCTGCGCAAACCCTCCGTATTTCCGGCCGAAAACGTGTTTGAGCGCTGGGATGCTGCCCGGCTGGCTGCCTACCCGCACGAGCTGGAGCAGTGCCGCTTTGTAAGCTGCGACTTTTCGGGGGCCAACCTCAGCAACCTGCTGTTTATCGACTGCCTGTTCGAGCGCTGCAACCTGGCTTCGGCCACGCTGGCCAACACGGGGTTGCAAAACGTGGCGTTCAGCGAGTGCAAGCTGTCGGGGCTGCAGTTCGGGGCCTGCCGCGACATGCTCTTTGGCGTGCACTTCGAGCGGTGCCAAATGCCGTACGCGTCGTTTTACGGCCGGCGCATGCCGCGCACCCGCTTCGCGCACTGCGCCCTGTCCGATGCCGACTTCACCAACGCCGACCTCACCGAGGCCGTGTTTGCCGAATGCTCGTTGGCCGGGGCCGTGTTCGAGCACACGCAGCTGGCCGGCGCCGATTTCACCACCGCCACCAACTTCATCATCGACCCCACCCTGAACTACCTGCGCAAAGCCCGCTTCAGCACGGCCGGGCTGCCGGGCTTGGTAACGCAGCTGGGCATCGTGATTGAAGGCTAG
- a CDS encoding VOC family protein, which translates to MGLNVWAAGAPAATADDARLLRWELVLPTQASAEAAAQRLRQAGYAVEATAQGYLTRDPWGSALLLRVA; encoded by the coding sequence TTGGGCCTGAACGTGTGGGCCGCCGGCGCACCCGCCGCCACCGCCGATGATGCCCGGCTGCTGCGCTGGGAGCTGGTGCTGCCCACCCAGGCCAGCGCCGAGGCGGCTGCCCAGCGGCTCCGGCAGGCCGGCTACGCCGTGGAGGCCACGGCCCAAGGCTACCTTACCCGCGACCCGTGGGGCTCGGCGTTGCTGCTGCGCGTGGCGTAA
- a CDS encoding alpha/beta fold hydrolase has protein sequence MQYAYLKSVRPSRLFVVILLALFAAQPLAAQRKAAATTLANGTPTITTSDGVKLYTHVAGKGLPCVFVHGGPGAGSYGFEALGGRSLESTFQMIYLDQRGSGRSASDPNGNYKLERLVQDLEDLRQQLGLEKWVVMSHSFGGTIATAYASKYPERVQAMVLVNSILNLPATMETTTTYGYSLLPEAGRPPLDPAMPLPQRWGMVMGMLGQQKLMGKLMYVTDTAAARASKVVRSMPLNQDFAAAVYKLPDYVQDFTPASAKLQAPVLVLSGREDYVTGPEHYKSFKFPQQQVVVLPGKHYPFLENNKEFQAAVMAFARKLPRKA, from the coding sequence ATGCAGTATGCTTACCTGAAGTCGGTTCGGCCGAGCCGATTGTTCGTTGTAATTCTATTGGCGCTGTTTGCGGCGCAGCCCTTGGCCGCCCAGCGCAAAGCGGCGGCAACAACGCTGGCCAACGGCACGCCTACTATCACTACCTCCGACGGCGTAAAACTTTACACCCACGTAGCGGGCAAGGGCTTGCCGTGCGTGTTTGTGCACGGCGGGCCGGGCGCGGGCAGCTACGGCTTCGAGGCCCTGGGCGGCCGCTCGCTCGAAAGCACCTTTCAGATGATTTACCTCGACCAGCGGGGCAGCGGCCGCTCGGCCAGCGACCCGAACGGCAACTACAAGCTGGAGCGGCTGGTGCAAGACCTCGAAGACCTGCGCCAGCAGCTGGGCCTCGAGAAATGGGTGGTGATGTCGCACTCGTTTGGCGGCACCATTGCCACCGCCTACGCCAGCAAATACCCCGAGCGCGTGCAGGCCATGGTGCTGGTCAACAGCATCCTTAACCTGCCCGCCACCATGGAAACCACCACCACCTACGGCTACAGCCTGCTGCCCGAGGCCGGCCGCCCACCCCTCGACCCCGCCATGCCGCTGCCCCAGCGCTGGGGCATGGTAATGGGCATGCTGGGCCAGCAAAAGCTCATGGGCAAGCTGATGTACGTAACCGATACGGCCGCCGCCCGCGCCAGCAAGGTGGTGCGCAGCATGCCCTTGAACCAAGATTTTGCCGCCGCCGTGTACAAGCTGCCCGACTACGTGCAGGACTTTACGCCCGCCTCGGCCAAGCTGCAGGCGCCCGTGCTGGTGCTGAGCGGCCGCGAGGATTACGTAACCGGCCCCGAGCACTACAAGTCGTTTAAGTTTCCGCAGCAGCAGGTGGTGGTGCTGCCCGGCAAGCACTACCCCTTCCTCGAAAACAACAAAGAGTTTCAGGCAGCCGTAATGGCCTTTGCTCGTAAGCTGCCGCGCAAGGCCTAG
- a CDS encoding nitroreductase family protein has translation MNLLEALNWRYAAKRMNGQAIEAEKLNAILEATRLSASSMGLQPYTVLVVENPAVRRQIFEQACKQPQIVEGSHVLVFAAWADVTEQHVDAYLRRIQEVRGVPAESLADFRKAMLGGVVAGKTPDERFQWAARQAYIALGTALAAAAVEQVDATPMEGFNPAALDALLNLPAQGLRSVSLLALGYRDAANDHLASAQKVRRSKEQFFVQI, from the coding sequence ATGAACCTGCTAGAAGCACTGAACTGGCGCTACGCCGCCAAACGCATGAACGGCCAAGCCATTGAGGCCGAGAAACTAAATGCCATTCTGGAGGCCACGCGCCTGTCGGCCTCCTCCATGGGCCTGCAGCCCTACACCGTACTGGTGGTGGAGAACCCCGCCGTGCGCCGCCAAATTTTCGAGCAAGCCTGCAAGCAGCCCCAGATTGTGGAGGGCTCGCACGTGCTGGTATTCGCCGCCTGGGCCGATGTAACCGAGCAGCACGTGGACGCTTACCTGCGCCGCATCCAGGAGGTGCGCGGCGTGCCGGCCGAGTCGCTGGCCGATTTCCGCAAGGCCATGCTGGGCGGCGTGGTGGCCGGCAAAACGCCCGACGAGCGTTTTCAGTGGGCCGCCCGCCAGGCCTACATTGCCCTAGGTACCGCCCTGGCCGCCGCCGCCGTGGAGCAGGTAGATGCCACCCCGATGGAAGGCTTCAACCCGGCCGCCCTCGACGCGCTGCTGAACCTGCCCGCGCAAGGCCTGCGCAGCGTGTCGTTGCTGGCCCTGGGCTACCGCGATGCCGCCAACGACCACCTAGCCAGCGCCCAAAAAGTGCGCCGCAGCAAGGAGCAGTTCTTCGTGCAGATTTAG
- a CDS encoding NUDIX hydrolase, translating to MTTIDKIAWLLLDAEGRVLSTRSRGKDCYYFPGGKREPGETDAQTLLREIKEELTVDLDPESLQHLGTFTAQAHGHASGIRVQMTCYAARYQGTLQPAAEIEEVVWLRYHDRPRVSPVDQIIMDWLHAAGRLA from the coding sequence ATGACGACGATCGACAAAATTGCCTGGCTGCTGCTCGATGCCGAGGGCCGTGTGCTCAGCACCCGCAGCCGCGGCAAAGACTGCTACTACTTCCCCGGTGGCAAGCGCGAGCCCGGCGAAACCGACGCCCAAACGCTGCTGCGCGAAATCAAGGAGGAGCTGACCGTTGACCTCGACCCCGAGAGCCTGCAGCACCTAGGCACCTTTACGGCGCAGGCCCACGGCCACGCCAGCGGCATTCGGGTGCAGATGACGTGCTACGCCGCCCGCTACCAGGGCACCCTGCAGCCCGCCGCCGAAATCGAGGAGGTGGTGTGGCTCCGCTACCACGACCGCCCCCGCGTGTCGCCCGTCGATCAGATCATCATGGACTGGCTGCACGCCGCCGGGCGGTTGGCCTAG
- a CDS encoding ScyD/ScyE family protein, whose protein sequence is MKYARISLAFVSMLMLGTSCADKHALDQVAPSQSDAKVLPDQAAILTDQLVKPIGMSVDQKGLVWVTQSGTGQNDGSVVVVRPNGEVQTVFSGFGSQVLLNGEIGGLGHLLYRDGVLYILDGLNGRLYAADVYNYKKGDAPQPASSVPYIDIKPFVLSQNLSDPLDSNLYDLTFGPDGNLYIADAGANAIIKVNFTARALSVFARIPNINPRVQAVPTGIIFDGSKFLVTTLTGFPFSAGAARIYQISTSGAVSVYRTGFTALTSLTLAGRGGLLVTEYGQFAFTPPTFVGWLPNSGRVATDAGTTVLSGQDRLTDIERINPQTYYVLSTGAGTIRKLKY, encoded by the coding sequence ATGAAGTACGCCCGCATTTCCCTTGCTTTTGTGTCGATGTTGATGCTCGGTACGAGCTGCGCCGATAAGCACGCGCTCGACCAGGTGGCGCCCAGCCAGTCGGATGCCAAAGTGCTGCCCGACCAAGCGGCTATTCTCACCGATCAGCTGGTGAAACCCATTGGCATGAGCGTCGATCAGAAAGGCTTGGTGTGGGTAACGCAAAGCGGCACCGGCCAAAACGACGGCTCGGTGGTGGTGGTGCGGCCCAACGGCGAGGTGCAAACGGTGTTTTCGGGGTTTGGCTCGCAGGTGCTGCTCAACGGCGAAATCGGCGGCCTGGGCCACCTGCTCTACCGCGACGGCGTGCTTTACATTCTTGATGGCCTGAACGGCCGCTTGTACGCCGCCGATGTATACAACTACAAGAAGGGCGACGCACCGCAGCCCGCCAGCTCGGTGCCGTACATCGACATCAAGCCCTTCGTGTTGTCGCAGAACCTCTCCGACCCCCTCGACTCCAACCTCTACGACCTCACCTTCGGCCCCGATGGCAACCTCTACATTGCCGATGCCGGCGCCAACGCCATCATCAAGGTAAACTTTACCGCGCGGGCGCTCAGCGTATTTGCCCGCATACCCAACATCAACCCGCGGGTGCAGGCCGTGCCCACGGGCATCATCTTCGATGGCAGCAAGTTTCTGGTAACTACGCTCACCGGTTTCCCCTTCAGCGCGGGTGCCGCCCGCATCTACCAGATTAGCACCAGCGGCGCGGTAAGCGTGTACCGCACGGGCTTCACGGCCCTTACCAGCCTCACGCTGGCCGGGCGCGGCGGGTTGCTGGTTACCGAGTACGGCCAGTTTGCCTTTACGCCGCCCACGTTTGTGGGCTGGCTGCCCAACTCGGGCCGCGTAGCCACCGATGCGGGCACTACCGTGCTGAGCGGGCAGGATCGGCTTACCGATATCGAGCGCATCAACCCCCAAACCTACTATGTGCTCAGCACCGGCGCGGGCACCATTCGTAAGCTGAAGTACTAG